A genomic region of Christiangramia sp. OXR-203 contains the following coding sequences:
- a CDS encoding lipocalin family protein encodes MKRIMNVRVFCWLLLAGLLSQSCSKEDISQESQLKISNATTVTTADMVGSWDLTKMMADVEVDLDSTPGGSKNLLDETDCFNTMSITFDANGTFVSNNASMSFESGDGDDFSCLTDRMDSGTWNVVDNKLILNISINGSDYTHEKAIDLGSGTFAFDVSKIESDQYVNDPGNTRASEIRILMLEYTKVI; translated from the coding sequence ATGAAACGAATAATGAATGTTAGAGTGTTTTGCTGGCTCCTACTCGCTGGACTTTTATCTCAAAGTTGTAGTAAAGAAGATATTTCTCAGGAATCTCAGTTAAAGATTAGTAACGCAACCACGGTTACTACCGCAGATATGGTTGGAAGCTGGGATCTAACGAAAATGATGGCAGATGTGGAAGTTGATCTCGACTCTACTCCGGGTGGGAGCAAAAATCTTCTGGATGAAACTGATTGTTTTAACACAATGAGTATAACATTTGATGCTAATGGTACGTTTGTAAGTAACAATGCCAGCATGAGTTTTGAATCTGGAGATGGAGATGACTTCTCCTGTTTAACAGATAGAATGGATTCTGGAACCTGGAATGTTGTGGATAATAAACTGATACTGAACATTAGTATCAATGGATCTGATTATACACATGAAAAAGCGATCGATCTTGGATCTGGAACTTTCGCTTTTGATGTTAGCAAAATTGAATCAGATCAATATGTAAATGATCCCGGTAATACGAGAGCTTCTGAAATCAGAATTTTGATGCTGGAGTATACCAAAGTGATTTAA
- a CDS encoding DUF3050 domain-containing protein codes for MIKEINESLKPLTNQLINHSLYQKIDSPEHLQLFMEHHVFAVWDFMSLLTALQEKLTKTTNPWLPVGDPETRYLINEIVLAEETDINLQGERQSHFEMYLDAMSAAGANKSKIEDLLMQVTHGTDIFLIIATSKLPVSIKQFLKHTFEVVYSQEPHKIASAFTFGREGLIPDMFTSIISKVQQKFPEEDLSLFKYYFDRHIELDEDEHGPMAFRMVEQLCGNDDKKWKEVKAVAEKSLKSRLEFWDGIKAEIEERKVLQTI; via the coding sequence ATGATTAAAGAGATAAACGAAAGTTTAAAACCTCTAACCAACCAGTTAATTAATCATTCACTTTACCAGAAGATCGACAGTCCTGAACATCTGCAATTGTTTATGGAACATCATGTTTTTGCCGTATGGGACTTCATGTCTTTACTAACTGCTCTTCAGGAAAAACTTACTAAAACCACCAATCCGTGGCTGCCGGTAGGAGATCCGGAGACAAGGTACCTGATCAATGAGATCGTTCTCGCCGAGGAAACCGATATCAACTTGCAGGGAGAACGCCAGAGCCATTTTGAAATGTATCTGGATGCGATGAGCGCTGCGGGTGCAAACAAGTCCAAAATCGAGGATCTTTTAATGCAGGTAACTCATGGCACTGATATTTTCCTGATCATTGCGACTAGCAAATTACCAGTAAGCATCAAACAATTCCTGAAGCATACTTTCGAAGTAGTTTATAGCCAGGAACCACATAAGATCGCTTCTGCTTTCACCTTTGGACGCGAAGGTCTGATTCCAGATATGTTTACCTCAATCATTAGCAAAGTACAGCAAAAGTTCCCTGAAGAAGATCTTAGTCTGTTCAAATACTATTTTGATCGTCATATCGAACTGGATGAAGATGAGCATGGTCCAATGGCCTTTAGAATGGTTGAACAATTGTGCGGGAATGATGATAAAAAGTGGAAGGAGGTAAAAGCTGTTGCTGAAAAGTCTTTAAAAAGCAGACTTGAATTCTGGGACGGTATCAAAGCTGAAATTGAAGAGCGTAAAGTGTTACAAACCATTTAG
- the tsf gene encoding translation elongation factor Ts, with the protein MAKISAAEVNKLRKATGAGMMDCKKALVEADGDFDAAIELLRKKGQKVAAKRADRDSSEGAAIAQVNTENTRGVIISLNCETDFVAKNDDFIKMANDFAAIALNYSSKEEFLKADYKGITVEEKLTEQTGVIGEKIEIGAFKTLEAPFVGSYIHAGNKIAVLTGLSKSVDGADEAAKNVSMQAAAMNPVALNETGVDQETIDKEIEIAKDTLRQEGKPENMLDKIAQGKLQRFFKDNTLVHQAYIKENKQSVAEYVKSVDSELEVVAFERVALG; encoded by the coding sequence ATGGCTAAGATATCCGCCGCTGAAGTAAATAAATTAAGAAAAGCTACTGGTGCAGGAATGATGGACTGCAAGAAAGCATTAGTGGAAGCTGATGGTGATTTTGACGCTGCAATCGAATTGCTTCGTAAAAAAGGTCAGAAAGTAGCTGCAAAGAGAGCCGACAGAGATTCTTCTGAAGGTGCTGCAATTGCTCAGGTGAATACTGAAAATACCAGAGGTGTTATCATTTCCCTGAACTGTGAGACCGATTTCGTTGCTAAGAATGATGATTTCATCAAAATGGCTAACGATTTCGCTGCAATCGCTCTTAACTATTCTTCTAAAGAGGAATTTCTTAAAGCTGATTACAAAGGGATCACTGTAGAGGAAAAACTTACTGAACAAACTGGTGTAATTGGTGAGAAGATCGAAATTGGTGCTTTCAAAACTCTTGAAGCTCCTTTCGTAGGATCTTACATCCACGCTGGAAATAAGATTGCTGTTCTTACAGGTCTTTCTAAAAGCGTTGATGGAGCTGATGAAGCTGCGAAGAACGTTTCTATGCAAGCTGCTGCTATGAACCCGGTTGCTCTTAATGAAACTGGAGTTGATCAGGAAACTATCGATAAAGAGATCGAGATCGCTAAAGATACTTTGAGACAGGAAGGAAAGCCAGAAAATATGCTTGACAAGATCGCTCAGGGAAAACTTCAGCGTTTCTTTAAAGATAACACTTTGGTTCACCAGGCTTATATCAAAGAGAACAAGCAGAGCGTTGCTGAGTACGTGAAGTCTGTAGACAGCGAACTTGAAGTAGTTGCTTTCGAAAGAGTTGCTCTAGGATAA
- a CDS encoding tRNA1(Val) (adenine(37)-N6)-methyltransferase — translation MTARPFKFKHFTIEQDRCAMKIGTDGVLLGAWSSLAHQPESILDIGTGTGLIALMMAQRSGAELIDALEIEENAYEQAVDNFENSDWGDRLFCYHAAFDEFVEEIHDEEHYDLILSNPPFYTEDYKTGDDHRDQARFAEALPLAELLEGASLLLSKNGRFDMIIPFSEEDTAIKIAQTHRLYPTRITRVKGNAEAPVKRSLMSFSFEETSAEIEDLIIEISRHNYTPEYTNLVKDFYLKL, via the coding sequence ATGACTGCAAGGCCATTTAAATTCAAACATTTTACAATAGAACAGGATCGTTGTGCCATGAAAATTGGAACAGACGGAGTGCTTCTTGGCGCCTGGTCTTCCCTTGCCCATCAACCTGAAAGCATCCTCGATATTGGCACAGGAACCGGACTTATTGCCCTGATGATGGCTCAAAGATCTGGTGCGGAACTTATTGATGCGCTTGAGATCGAAGAAAATGCTTACGAACAGGCTGTTGATAATTTTGAAAACAGTGACTGGGGTGACCGCTTATTCTGTTATCATGCAGCATTTGATGAATTTGTGGAAGAGATACATGATGAAGAGCATTACGATCTAATTCTTTCCAATCCTCCCTTTTATACTGAAGATTATAAAACAGGCGATGATCATCGAGATCAGGCCCGTTTTGCTGAAGCTTTGCCTCTCGCCGAATTATTAGAAGGCGCCTCCCTCCTGCTATCTAAAAACGGACGCTTTGATATGATCATTCCTTTTTCTGAAGAGGACACTGCGATTAAGATTGCCCAGACTCATAGATTATATCCTACAAGAATCACCAGAGTAAAGGGAAATGCCGAAGCACCCGTAAAAAGAAGTCTTATGAGCTTCAGCTTTGAGGAAACTTCAGCCGAAATTGAAGATCTTATCATTGAAATTTCCAGACATAACTATACTCCAGAATACACTAATCTGGTAAAGGATTTCTACCTGAAATTATAA
- the rpsB gene encoding 30S ribosomal protein S2, protein MANKVEVKELLDAGVHFGHLTRRWNPNMAPYIYMERNGIHIINLYKSAAKMQEAGDALAKIAASGRKILFVATKKQAKEIVAEQAEKANMPYITERWPGGMLTNFVTIRKAVKKMASIDRMKKDGTFNSLSKKERLQVDRLRAKLEKNLGSISDMSRLPAALFVVDTTREHIAIKEAQKLNIPIFAMVDTNSDPREVDYLIPSNDDASKSISKVVSYVADAIVKGLSERKSEKPAKKKEDSNASEEKKAKPAAPKAEKAEVPSKDAEDKKAMKEAKNDVKLESKSETLDKAKSSNEEE, encoded by the coding sequence ATGGCAAACAAAGTAGAAGTAAAAGAATTACTTGATGCTGGTGTTCATTTTGGACACTTAACCAGACGTTGGAATCCAAATATGGCTCCATATATCTATATGGAACGTAACGGGATCCACATCATCAACCTATATAAAAGTGCTGCTAAAATGCAGGAAGCAGGTGATGCTCTTGCAAAGATCGCAGCAAGCGGAAGAAAGATCCTTTTCGTAGCTACAAAGAAACAAGCGAAAGAGATTGTTGCTGAGCAGGCGGAAAAGGCTAACATGCCTTATATCACTGAGCGTTGGCCTGGTGGTATGCTTACAAACTTCGTTACTATTCGTAAAGCTGTAAAGAAAATGGCTTCTATCGATAGAATGAAGAAAGACGGAACCTTTAACTCTCTTTCTAAAAAAGAACGTTTACAGGTAGATCGTCTTAGAGCTAAGCTAGAAAAGAACTTAGGTTCAATCTCAGACATGTCAAGACTTCCAGCTGCGCTTTTCGTTGTAGATACTACACGTGAGCACATTGCGATCAAAGAAGCACAAAAACTAAACATTCCAATTTTTGCGATGGTTGATACCAACTCAGATCCACGTGAGGTTGATTATCTAATTCCATCTAATGACGATGCTTCCAAATCCATTAGCAAAGTTGTTTCTTACGTTGCAGACGCTATCGTAAAAGGTCTTTCAGAAAGAAAATCTGAGAAACCAGCTAAGAAAAAAGAGGATTCTAATGCTTCAGAAGAGAAAAAAGCAAAACCTGCTGCTCCAAAAGCAGAGAAAGCTGAAGTTCCTTCTAAAGATGCCGAAGACAAAAAGGCAATGAAAGAGGCTAAGAATGATGTGAAGCTTGAATCTAAAAGTGAAACTTTAGACAAAGCCAAATCATCTAACGAAGAAGAATAA
- the rplM gene encoding 50S ribosomal protein L13 produces the protein MDTLSYKTVSANKATRTKEWVVVDADGQNLGRLASRVAYLLRGKHKPNFTPHVDCGDNVIVLNAQGINLTGKKWDAKEYIRHTGYPGGQKSLTASELFEKSPERLVEKSIKGMLPKNKLGAELFRNLKVYVGSEHDHEAQKPKTINLNDVK, from the coding sequence GTGGACACATTAAGTTACAAAACAGTATCGGCTAACAAAGCCACCAGAACCAAAGAATGGGTTGTGGTAGATGCTGACGGACAAAATTTAGGTCGTCTTGCTTCAAGAGTAGCATATCTACTTAGAGGAAAGCACAAGCCTAACTTCACCCCACATGTTGATTGCGGAGACAATGTAATTGTATTGAATGCGCAGGGAATCAACTTAACTGGAAAGAAATGGGACGCGAAAGAGTACATCCGTCACACAGGTTATCCAGGTGGTCAAAAGAGTCTGACAGCTTCAGAACTTTTCGAAAAAAGTCCTGAGAGACTAGTAGAAAAGTCAATTAAAGGGATGCTTCCTAAGAACAAACTTGGAGCAGAACTATTCAGAAATTTAAAGGTTTATGTAGGATCTGAACATGATCACGAAGCTCAAAAACCTAAAACTATTAACTTAAACGACGTTAAGTAA
- the rpsI gene encoding 30S ribosomal protein S9 — translation MEVIHKIGRRKTAVARVYVSEGQGNITVNKKDLKDYFTTGPLLYKVNQPMMLTENEGNFDVKINVYGGGITGQAEAIRLALSRAMVALDQENHGALKPEGLLTRDPRMVERKKYGQKKARKKFQFSKR, via the coding sequence ATGGAGGTAATTCACAAAATTGGCCGTAGAAAAACTGCTGTGGCCCGTGTATATGTTTCAGAAGGACAGGGAAACATTACCGTAAACAAGAAAGACCTTAAAGATTACTTCACAACTGGACCACTTCTTTATAAAGTGAACCAGCCAATGATGCTTACCGAAAATGAAGGAAACTTCGACGTTAAAATTAACGTTTACGGTGGAGGTATCACTGGACAGGCTGAAGCAATCCGTCTGGCACTATCCAGAGCTATGGTGGCGCTAGACCAGGAAAATCATGGCGCACTTAAGCCAGAAGGTCTTCTTACTAGAGATCCACGTATGGTAGAACGTAAGAAATACGGACAGAAGAAAGCCCGTAAGAAATTCCAGTTCTCTAAACGTTAA
- a CDS encoding acyl-CoA dehydrogenase family protein — protein sequence MKPDLFQAPDYYQIDELLSSEHKMVRDATREFVKREVSPIIEEAAQTATFPKQILKGLAEIGAFGPYIPEEYGGAGLDQISYGLIMQEIERGDSGIRSTASVQSSLVMYPIFQYGTEEQRKKYLPKLASGEMVGCFGLTEPDHGSNPGGMTTNFKDMGNHYLLNGAKMWISNSPFADIGVVWAKNEEGRIHGLIVERGMEGFTTPETHNKWSLRASATGELILDNVKVPKENLLPNKSGLGAPLGCLDSARYGIAWGAIGAAMDCYDTALRYAKEREQFGVPIAAKQLQQKKLAEMITEITKAQLMAWRLGTLKNEGKATSAQISMAKRNNVEMAIKIARESRQILGGMGITGEYSIMRHMMNLESVITYEGTHDIHLLITGLDITGHAAF from the coding sequence ATGAAACCAGATCTATTCCAGGCTCCTGATTATTACCAGATTGACGAGTTGCTCTCAAGTGAACATAAAATGGTTCGCGACGCTACCCGTGAATTTGTAAAAAGAGAAGTCTCCCCAATTATAGAGGAAGCAGCACAAACTGCCACATTCCCGAAACAGATTTTAAAAGGCCTTGCTGAAATTGGCGCTTTTGGACCTTACATTCCTGAAGAATACGGCGGTGCAGGACTTGACCAGATCTCCTACGGATTGATCATGCAGGAAATTGAGCGTGGAGACAGCGGAATTAGATCTACAGCTTCAGTACAATCTTCCCTGGTGATGTATCCAATTTTTCAATATGGAACTGAAGAACAACGAAAAAAGTATCTTCCAAAATTAGCTTCCGGAGAAATGGTAGGCTGTTTTGGTCTTACAGAACCGGATCATGGTTCAAATCCTGGAGGAATGACCACGAACTTTAAGGATATGGGGAATCATTATTTATTAAATGGTGCCAAAATGTGGATCTCAAACTCACCATTTGCTGATATTGGCGTAGTCTGGGCTAAAAATGAAGAAGGACGTATACACGGGCTGATCGTAGAGCGTGGAATGGAAGGATTCACCACTCCTGAAACTCATAACAAATGGTCTTTAAGAGCCAGTGCCACTGGAGAATTGATATTAGATAACGTAAAGGTGCCCAAGGAAAATTTATTACCAAATAAATCTGGATTGGGAGCTCCGCTTGGCTGTCTTGATTCGGCCAGATACGGTATCGCCTGGGGTGCTATTGGCGCTGCCATGGATTGTTACGATACTGCATTGCGTTATGCCAAGGAAAGAGAACAGTTTGGAGTGCCTATTGCTGCAAAGCAATTACAACAAAAAAAGCTAGCTGAAATGATCACTGAGATCACCAAAGCACAGTTAATGGCCTGGAGACTCGGAACTCTGAAAAATGAAGGCAAAGCCACCTCAGCCCAAATATCCATGGCAAAAAGGAATAATGTTGAAATGGCGATCAAAATCGCCCGGGAATCCAGACAAATCCTAGGTGGTATGGGTATTACCGGTGAATACAGCATTATGCGACATATGATGAACCTGGAAAGTGTAATTACTTATGAAGGAACTCATGATATTCATCTATTAATTACCGGACTGGATATTACCGGACACGCTGCATTTTAA